In Drosophila biarmipes strain raj3 unplaced genomic scaffold, RU_DBia_V1.1 ptg000009l, whole genome shotgun sequence, the following proteins share a genomic window:
- the LOC108030716 gene encoding cytosolic non-specific dipeptidase encodes MAELPNELKQLFAFVDEKREDYIKALKTVVGIESVSAWPEKRGEIDCMVEWTADRLRTLGSEIELVNVGQQTLPSGQTIRLPKVLLGTLGKDASKKTVLVYGHLDVQPALKEDGWNTNPFELTEVDGKLFGRGASDDKGPVLCWIHAIEAYIKLNIPLPLNVKFVFEGMEESGSEGLDDLLMGRKDDFLADVDYVCISDNYWLGKRRPCLTYGLRGLAYFQVEVECSSKDLHSGVFGGTVHEAMPDLCHLLSVLVDKDTKILIPGVYRDVAPQLKNEQAMYKNIDFEVSEFKKDIGVDQLPHNGDKTRLLQARWRYPSLSIHGIEGAFHEPGAKTVIPKKVIGKFSLRLVPDQDPKHIEECVSKYLSDKWTERGSPNKMKVTMLSAGKPWTEDPNHPHYEAAKQAIKHVFNVEPDMTREGGSIPVTITLQEATGKNVILVPVGACDDGAHSQNEKIDVYNYIEGTKLLGAYLHEVGKL; translated from the exons ATGGCCGAGCTTCCCAATGAACTCAAGCAGTTATTTGC CTTTGTGGACGAAAAAAGAGAAGATTACATAAAGGCCCTAAAAACCGTTGTAGGAATTGAATCCGTTTCGGCTTGGCCAGAAAAGCGAGGAGAGATTGATTGCATGGTAGAGTGGACTGCAGATCGGCTCAGAACCTTGGGCTCTGAAATAGAACTGGTGAATGTGGGTCAACAGACCTTGCCGAGTGGTCAGACAATCCGTTTGCCAAAGGTTCTGCTCGGAACTCTGGGCAAGGACGCCTCTAAGAAAACTGTTTTGGTATACGGTCATTTGGATGTGCAGCCAGCTCTGAAGGAAGATGGGTGGAACACAAATCCCTTTGAGCTCACAGAGGTAGATGGAAAGTTGTTTGGACGCGGGGCGTCCGATGACAAGGGTCCTGTGCTGTGCTGGATCCATGCGATCGAGGCTTACATAAAGCTTAATATTCCGCTGCCTCTGAACGTGAAGTTCGTTTTTGAAGGGATGGAAGAAAGCGGCAGCGAAGGCCTTGATGACTTGTTAATGGGACGCAAAGACGATTTTCTTGCCGATGTTGATTATGTTTGCATTTCCGACAACTACTGGCTAGGGAAGAGACGCCCTTGCCTAACATATGGGCTCCGTGGACTGGCATACTTCCAAGTGGAGGTTGAATGCTCAAGCAAAGACTTGCACAGTGGAGTTTTCGGGGGAACTGTCCACGAAGCTATGCCTGATCTATGTCACTTGCTTAGTGTTCTTGTCGACAAGGACACAAAAATCCTGATCCCCGGAGTTTACCGTGAT GTTGCACCCCAACTAAAGAATGAGCAGGCAATGTACAAGAACATTGACTTCGAAGTTTCTGAGTTCAA GAAAGACATTGGTGTTGACCAGCTGCCGCATAATGGCGACAAAACCAGGTTGCTTCAAGCCAGGTGGCGCTATCCTAGCCTATCTATCCATGGAATCGAAGGAGCATTTCATGAGCCGGGCGCAAAGACGGTCATTCCAAAGAAAGTGATTGGCAAGTTCTCCCTTCGACTAGTGCCCGATCAGGACCCAAAGCACATTGAGGAGTGTGTCAGTAAATACCTCAGTGACAAATGGACAGAGCGAGGCTCGCCTAACAAAATGAAG GTTACCATGCTCTCAGCTGGCAAGCCCTGGACTGAGGATCCAAACCATCCCCATTATGAGGCTGCGAAACAGGCcataaaacatgtttttaatgtagaacCAGACATGACTCGTGAGGGGGGATCCATACCAGTAACAATAACATTGCAGGAAGCTACCGGCAAAAATGTGATCCTTGTACCAGTGGGAGCATGTGACGACGGCGCCCACtctcaaaatgaaaaaatcgaTGTCTACAACTACATTGAAGGC actaAACTGCTTGGCGCTTATCTGCACGAAGTGGGAAAATTGTAA